The following proteins are co-located in the Eubalaena glacialis isolate mEubGla1 chromosome 14, mEubGla1.1.hap2.+ XY, whole genome shotgun sequence genome:
- the STON1 gene encoding stonin-1 yields the protein MCSTNPGNWVTFDDDPAFQSSQKSKNFPLENQGICRPNGLKLNLSGTKEFPSGYSSTSSTPLSSPIIDFYFSPGPPSNSPLSTPTKDFPGFPGIPKAGTHVLYPIPESSSNSPLIPGAGSSLLPTKPTCLSHASLLSDHSCIHPAPKMGLPDEMSPHQAEGLGFQSDTPQFQYFQEDCAFSSPFWKDEGSASQLTFDPPGSRKMVPSRDKEMPIDQKGLNQCSLNYICEKLEHLQSAENQDSFGNLSTQYLYAEDAASSFVPHMLFRSQPKAGWSFMLRIPEKKNMMSSRQWGPIFLKVLPGGILQMYYEKGLEKPFKELQLNPYCRLSEPKVENFSVTGKIHTVKIEHVSYTEKRKYHSKTEVVHEPDIEQMLKLGSTEYHDFLDFLTSVEEELMKLPAVSKPKKNYEEQEIFLEIVDNFWGKITKEEGKLVESAVITQICCLCFVNGNTECFLTLNDLELQKRNECYFEKDPEKKGIDILDYHFHKCVKAQEFEQSRIIKFVPLDACRFELMRFKTLYSGEDLPFSLKSVVVVQGAYVELQAFVNMAPLVQRPSLRSCDNIMIHFPVPSQWIKALWTMNLQRQKSLKAKMNRRACLGSLHEPESEPVIQVTVGSAKYESAYRAVVWKIDRLPDKNSSPDHPHCLSYKLELGSDQEIPSDWYPFATVQFGILDTCASRTEVRSLGVESDVQPQKHVHQRACYNIQVEIEKKWIKIDGEDPDKAGDCVTQ from the exons ATGTGCTCCACAAACCCAGGCAATTGGGTCACATTTGATGATGACCCTGCTTTTCAGTCTTCTCAAAAGTCAAAGAATTTCCCTCTGGAGAATCAAGGCATTTGTAGGCCAAATGGACTTAAACTGAACCTTTCTGGTACTAAGGAATTTCCCAGTGGATATTCCTCCACCAGCAgtacccctctctcctctccaatcATAGACTTTTATTTCAGTCCAGGACCTCCAAGTAACTCTCCTCTTTCTACACCTACCAAAGACTTCCCAGGTTTTCCTGGCATCCCCAAGGCAGGGACTCATGTGCTTTATCCTATTCCAGAATCATCTTCAAACAGTCCACTTATACCTGGAGCAGGATCTTCCTTATTGCCTACTAAACCAACCTGTTTATCCCATGCTTCCTTACTCAGTGACCACTCATGTATACATCCAGCTCCCAAAATGGGTCTTCCAGATGAAATGAGCCCTCACCAGGCTGAAGGCCTAGGGTTCCAAAGTGATACTCCCCAGTTTCAGTATTTTCAGGAGGACTGTGCCTTTTCAAGTCCATTTTGGAAAGATGAAGGCAGTGCTTCCCAGCTCACCTTTGACCCTCCAGGAAGCAGAAAGATGGTCCCATCAAGAGACAAAGAGATGCCTATTGATCAAAAAGGCTTAAATCAATGTTCACTCAACTACATCTGTGAGAAACTTGAACATCTCCAATCAGCTGAGAACCAAGACTCATTTGGAAATTTGTCTACGCAGTATCTGTATGCTGAAGATGCTGCCTCTTCCTTTGTCCCCCACATGCTCTTCAGGAGTCAGCCAAAAGCCGGATGGTCTTTCATGTTGAGAATTCCTGAGAAGAAGAACATGATGTCTTCCCGTCAGTGGGGGCCAATTTTTCTAAAAGTCTTACCTGGAGGAATTTTGCAAATGTATTATGAGAAGGGGTTAGAAAAACCATTTAAAGAGTTACAGCTCAATCCATACTGCAGGCTTTCTGAACCCAAAGTTGAGAACTTTAGTGTGACAGGAAAAATCCATACTGTGAAGATTGAACATGTGTCTtacacagaaaaaaggaaataccaTTCTAAGACAGAAGTAGTTCACGAACCAGACATAGAACAAATGCTGAAGTTGGGATCCACAGAGTACCATGACTTCCTTGACTTTCTGACCAGtgtggaggaggagctgatgaaGCTGCCAGCTGTTTCAAAACCAAAGAAGAACTATGAGGAACAAGAAATTTTCCTTGAAATTGTGGACAACTTTTGGGGTAAAATCactaaagaagaaggaaaattggTTGAAAGTGCTGTGATAACTCAAATCTGTTGCCTCTGCTTTGTGAATGGGAACACAGAATGCTTTTTAACCTTGAATGACCTTGAGCTGCAGAAACGAAATGAATGCTATTTTGAAAAAGACCCAGAAAAGAAGGGGATTGATATTCTTGACTATCATTTTCATAAGTGTGTGAAAGCACAAGAATTTGAGCAATCAAGAATCATTAAGTTTGTACCTCTGGATGCCTGCCGGTTTGAGCTGATGCGTTTCAAGACTTTGTATAGCGGGGAAGATCTTCCCTTTTCCCTGAAGTCTGTAGTGGTTGTCCAGGGGGCGTATGTGGAGCTTCAGGCCTTTGTCAACATGGCCCCGTTGGTCCAGAGACCATCCTTGAGGTCCTGTGACAACATAATGATACACTTTCCTGTTCCATCGCAGTGGATCAAGGCCCTCTGGACCATGAACCTCCAGAGGCAGAAGTCCCTGAAAGCCAAAATGAACCGCCGGGCGTGTCTGGGGAGTTTACATGAACCTGAATCTGAACCTGTCATACAGGTCACTGTGGGGTCAGCAAAATATGAGAGTGCCTACCGGGCCGTCGTATGGAAGATAGACCGGCTTCCTGATAAAAATTCAA gtCCTGATCATCCCCATTGTTTGTCATACAAACTAGAACTTGGATCAGACCAAGAAATTCCCTCTGATTGGTATCCATTTGCTACTGTTCAGTTTGGGATTCTTGACACCTGTGCCTCAAGGACAGAGGTCAGGTCTCTGGGGGTGGAGAGTGATGTCCAGCCACAGAAACATGTTCATCAGCGAGCCTGCTACAACATCCAG gttgaaatagaaaagaagtggATTAAAATTGATGGAGAAGACCCAGATAAAGCTGGTGACTGCGTAACTCAGTAG